Genomic window (Drosophila ananassae strain 14024-0371.13 chromosome 3L, ASM1763931v2, whole genome shotgun sequence):
TGGAGAATGAGAAACAAAGTCAGTATTGTTTATTAAGCACGTTTTTCTCTTAGTCATCAGATTTTTGTAAACAATTTCGCAGGAAGTTTAAGCACAGATAAGCTTAAGGCTTTTATTTCCAacgaaattttattttttacttttatttcctACTTACAGACACAGGCAGAGCAGGGCTGCCAAAAGGTAAGTCTTTCCAGTGGCATGATGCTCCGTGCGTACACGAATCCGGGCGTTGCATTTGGGGCAGATCATTCCCTGTCCGGGAGTGTCCACCAGCACAGTGGTGTGGTGGTGCACCACGTTcactggaactggaactggggCTTGTGGCGGCGGCATTTGAGGCACCGGTTGATATGGTGTTACCTGTTGGTGCGGTGGAACCGGTGGATATAGGTGCTGTGCCGGCATAGAGTCCACTTCTGGCGGTGGAGCCGAAGGGGAAACTTCCGAATATGATGGAGGCGATGCCTCGCCCACTCGTTTGTAGTCCATTCTTATCTGGAAATTGATTTGAATTCAACCACGTAGCTACTGCATTGACGCGCACCCAACTTCCATCCTCGAATAGCTGCAAATGAATTACGAAAAGCTCACGAAGTGCATGTGCTTTTCtctattttcgatttttcgatTGAATGAGACAGCAATACGATCGCCTGTGATGGGAGAAGTGAAACAATTGTATCGATTACCTGTATATGTAGTAAGTCGAAGGTTTATTAATGGATTCCAAAAAGGTATCTTTATATAAACAGTGACCAAAGTAATTTTCTATCGctgttatattttaaaatagtaTCGGTTAAGGTAACCTCATCTCTTACATGGGGCTCCCAATATTAACAATAAAAATGGTGAAAAGTGCCATCTCTTCAAAAGGGGATTCCCAGCAATGAGTTAAGATATACAAACAATAAAACTTTTTTGTGCATAGCTTTTGTATTAATATCAGTAAACGTAAATTTCGAGGGGcaatttaatgaaaatcaAAAAGAATAACTTCCGATAAAGTGCCCACAATTGGGGCAGTAGTGTTGGACACTCTTGCAGTAATTTATGAAGTACGGTAAGCACACGAATGGCCAACAGCTAACAATGAatcaaaaaaagttaattagaTTTATACAAACAAACCGGGTCTATCCACTCACCAACAAATGTACAAGGTCATGGCGCACAGATGGGTCTTGCGAGTGGGAGCGGTCAACAAGCTGGTCTCCACTTCACCCTTGCAGGATGGACACCGGACCCTCATCGACTGACAACCAACTGTCAGCGGAATTGCACCCGACCCGACGCCATTAAGGGTATAAATTGGTATCTGGGTCACCACCAAACCTCCCTCCAAAGGTGGCACGTTTTCTCCTGTGTCTGGAGCTGAGGTGTTCATGTTTACGGTGGGACATGCACTGAAACCCACGGCTACTAAATGACAAAGCTCTATCAAATATTGTTATCATTATCAACTAATCGACAGGTTAACTTTTTCCAGGTAAAAGCCTTTCAAATCTATTGGGCGATATGGctgtataaaatttttttctttatagaCATTTGCCAGTAAATCCCTATAGTTGGGAAAAGCACAAGTAGATTTTCTTAGTCTTTAAACAGAGTATGGTTAATGGAATGTCAAATCATTTTAATACTATCTAAGGTTAAAAAAGAATTATGGCTTTAATGTTTTACGATCCGTCTGATTGATTAGAcctcataaaatataaatcttgaaaaatattggTCTCGTCCTTCTCTTTTCCGGAATAAGTTCATGGTTATAGTGtgtattaattttattattatattattatattatattaattttaattttcgtcAGTTTTCGTAGGTTCCAATATAGGCGCTACAGTTGGGACAGTAGTGGTTGGCATTCTGGCAGGAATCCATACAATACGGCAGACATACGCAAGGCCAGCAACTGTGGATTGAAAATATAGAGATTGGGGAGATTGATTAGATTTGGCCTCTGTGGAATTAACTCATTAGTTGAAAGGGTTCTAATTGCGGCACTAATTTGTATTGGCCAC
Coding sequences:
- the LOC6494147 gene encoding lipopolysaccharide-induced tumor necrosis factor-alpha factor homolog; translation: MDYKRVGEASPPSYSEVSPSAPPPEVDSMPAQHLYPPVPPHQQVTPYQPVPQMPPPQAPVPVPVNVVHHHTTVLVDTPGQGMICPKCNARIRVRTEHHATGKTYLLAALLCLCLCWPCVCVPCCCNCCYKTSQFCPNCNACLGSF
- the LOC6494146 gene encoding lipopolysaccharide-induced tumor necrosis factor-alpha factor homolog encodes the protein MNTSAPDTGENVPPLEGGLVVTQIPIYTLNGVGSGAIPLTVGCQSMRVRCPSCKGEVETSLLTAPTRKTHLCAMTLYICCCWPFVCLPYFINYCKSVQHYCPNCGHFIGSYSF